One Kineococcus radiotolerans SRS30216 = ATCC BAA-149 DNA window includes the following coding sequences:
- a CDS encoding class I SAM-dependent methyltransferase produces the protein MGFDVVAADYDWFMGRFAVPLAARMVEHLDPAPGERALDVGCGPGALAAALVQRLGASAVAAVDPSPPFVAAAAARLPGVDVRIAAAELLPHDDHAFDLTAAQLAVHFMTDPVVGIAEMRRVTRPGGRVAATVWDYGGSRSPLTTFWTAVHDLDPAARGETGRAGTVRGQLGELFRAAGLVPSVEDELEVRVRYDSFAEWWESYARRVGPAGDHVARLGPSAREALRRRCADLLPRDGGFDVAATAWLVVAGR, from the coding sequence ATGGGCTTCGACGTCGTCGCCGCCGACTACGACTGGTTCATGGGCCGGTTCGCGGTGCCGCTGGCCGCCCGGATGGTCGAGCACCTGGACCCCGCGCCCGGCGAGCGCGCCCTCGACGTCGGCTGCGGGCCCGGGGCGCTGGCCGCCGCGCTGGTCCAGCGCCTGGGGGCGTCGGCCGTCGCCGCCGTGGACCCCTCGCCGCCGTTCGTGGCGGCCGCCGCGGCCCGCCTGCCCGGGGTGGACGTGCGGATCGCCGCGGCGGAGCTGCTGCCCCACGACGACCACGCCTTCGACCTGACCGCGGCGCAGCTGGCGGTGCACTTCATGACCGACCCGGTGGTGGGGATCGCCGAGATGCGCCGGGTCACCCGCCCCGGGGGCCGGGTCGCGGCCACCGTGTGGGACTACGGCGGCTCCCGCAGCCCGCTGACGACGTTCTGGACCGCGGTGCACGACCTCGACCCCGCCGCCCGGGGCGAGACGGGCCGGGCGGGAACGGTGCGCGGCCAACTCGGTGAGCTGTTCCGCGCCGCGGGCCTGGTGCCGTCGGTCGAGGACGAGCTCGAGGTGCGGGTGCGCTACGACTCCTTCGCCGAGTGGTGGGAGTCCTACGCGCGCCGCGTCGGGCCGGCCGGGGACCACGTGGCCCGCCTGGGACCCAGCGCCCGGGAGGCGCTGCGCCGCCGCTGCGCGGACCTGCTGCCCCGCGACGGCGGGTTCGACGTGGCCGCCACGGCGTGGCTGGTCGTGGCCGGGCGCTGA
- a CDS encoding amidohydrolase: MEPPAGTRRLYRGGAVYSPADPFATAMLVEGSTVAWVGPDEAASAWTREGDEVVDLEGRLVTPAFVDAHVHLTETGLRRTGLDLSAVRSRTELLDAVAARARPGELLAGFGWDESRWPAGDGVPTRAELDRAAGGAPVVLSRVDGHSALVTSALAEAAGLRGLAGWDEDGRVRTAAHHAALDARWAALSPTAAQAARRAALEAAAAAGIGTVHEMSGRWLAPPGDLAALQALSRAEALPDVVGYLAERVEDPEQARAVLAGAAAGGAAVAGLGGDLVVDGALGSRTAALRADYADAPGERGSLHLDAAAVAGHLHACTRAGVQAAFHAIGDAALAVVVEALEAVAADLGVPALASAGHRVEHAVLADADVVAAFARFGTSVSTQPAFDAHWGAPGGLYESRLGPQRRRGAHPFAALAAAGVPLALGSDTPVTPFAPWAAVRAAGFPPDEERAVSVRAAFLAHTRGGHRLAGLGHPGVLRPGAPATYAVWDVADLVVQAPDRRLSGWSTDARSGTPGLPDLGPGAPEPVCRRTVVDGVVVHDDLRGAR; this comes from the coding sequence GTGGAACCTCCCGCCGGCACCCGACGCCTCTACCGCGGCGGGGCCGTGTACTCACCCGCCGATCCCTTCGCCACCGCCATGCTCGTGGAGGGCTCCACGGTGGCCTGGGTGGGGCCCGACGAGGCCGCCTCGGCGTGGACGCGCGAGGGCGACGAGGTCGTCGACCTCGAGGGCCGGCTCGTCACCCCCGCCTTCGTCGACGCCCACGTCCACCTCACCGAGACCGGTCTGCGGCGCACCGGGCTCGACCTCTCCGCCGTCCGCAGCCGCACCGAGCTGCTCGACGCCGTCGCGGCGCGGGCCCGGCCGGGGGAGCTGCTCGCCGGGTTCGGCTGGGACGAGTCCCGCTGGCCGGCCGGGGACGGGGTCCCCACCCGCGCCGAGCTCGACCGCGCGGCGGGGGGCGCGCCCGTCGTCCTCTCCCGCGTCGACGGCCACAGCGCGCTCGTCACCTCCGCGCTGGCCGAGGCGGCGGGGCTGCGGGGGCTGGCGGGCTGGGACGAGGACGGCCGGGTGCGCACCGCGGCCCACCACGCCGCCCTGGACGCCCGCTGGGCCGCGCTGAGCCCCACCGCCGCCCAGGCGGCCCGCCGGGCCGCCCTGGAGGCCGCGGCGGCCGCGGGGATCGGCACCGTGCACGAGATGTCCGGTCGCTGGCTGGCCCCGCCCGGCGACCTCGCCGCCCTGCAGGCGCTGTCGCGAGCGGAGGCGCTGCCCGACGTCGTGGGGTACCTCGCCGAGCGCGTCGAGGACCCCGAGCAGGCCCGCGCCGTCCTCGCGGGGGCCGCGGCCGGGGGGGCCGCGGTCGCGGGCCTGGGCGGGGACCTCGTCGTCGACGGGGCGCTGGGGTCGCGGACCGCGGCGCTGCGGGCCGACTACGCCGACGCCCCGGGCGAGCGCGGGTCGCTGCACCTGGACGCGGCCGCCGTCGCCGGGCACCTGCACGCCTGCACCCGCGCCGGGGTGCAGGCCGCCTTCCACGCCATCGGCGACGCCGCCCTGGCCGTGGTCGTCGAGGCGCTGGAGGCCGTGGCGGCCGACCTGGGCGTGCCCGCCCTGGCCTCGGCCGGGCACCGGGTGGAGCACGCCGTGCTCGCCGACGCCGACGTGGTGGCCGCCTTCGCCCGGTTCGGCACCTCGGTCAGCACCCAGCCGGCCTTCGACGCGCACTGGGGCGCACCGGGGGGCCTCTACGAGAGCCGGCTGGGCCCGCAGCGGCGGCGGGGCGCGCACCCGTTCGCGGCGCTCGCCGCGGCGGGGGTCCCGCTGGCGCTGGGGTCGGACACCCCGGTGACCCCGTTCGCGCCCTGGGCCGCGGTGCGGGCGGCGGGCTTCCCCCCCGACGAGGAGCGCGCGGTGTCGGTGCGGGCGGCGTTCCTGGCCCACACCCGCGGCGGCCACCGCCTCGCCGGGCTGGGCCACCCCGGCGTGCTGCGCCCGGGCGCGCCGGCGACGTACGCGGTGTGGGACGTGGCCGACCTCGTCGTGCAGGCCCCCGACCGGCGGCTGTCGGGGTGGAGCACCGACGCCCGCTCGGGCACCCCGGGGCTGCCCGACCTCGGCCCGGGGGCACCGGAGCCGGTGTGCCGCCGGACGGTGGTGGACGGCGTGGTGGTGCACGACGACCTCCGCGGCGCGCGCTGA
- the lnt gene encoding apolipoprotein N-acyltransferase, whose amino-acid sequence MADGARGGTTGARARCSSAASPASRATPGPRRRRSAYPRLVRPRPAEPAPAALPVGLLLAVLGGVATWAAFPGAASAAGWWPTAIVGAALLSLATHGVRARRGLLAGFLFGTAFMFPHLEWSGTYVGLLPWSALTVVCALFYAVLGACLPRLQRARGGLAPLAVAAGWVALEAARARVPFEGFPWGRLAFSQADAPTLGLAALGGSPAVTFGVALAGACLAGAVLALLRLPAPPGAARGVPRVRPAVVSLLVAVLVTAAGALVPRPTGAEDGTTRIAAVQGNVPQAGLEFNAERRAVLDNHAAATRALAEQVAAGTAPQPDLVLWPENSSDIDPYENADARRVIESTATAIGVPVLVGAVLDGPGRYVSNTGLVVTPQEGLSGAREDDSRHYVKQRPAPFGEYMPHRSFFRRFSDKVDLVPRDFVHGDHVGLLRANGVRIGDVICFEVAFDDTVRDSVRAGAQFLVVQTNNATFGYSDEAVQQLAMSRLRAVESGRAVVQISTVGVSAIIGPDGTAHDETTLFTRDVLQGDVALRSTETVATRVGAVPEQVLTGLALLLLLTARRGQRPDRRGGRGGGRRTVPSAPAGDPVPA is encoded by the coding sequence GTGGCCGACGGGGCGCGTGGCGGCACGACGGGCGCGCGGGCTCGATGCAGTTCGGCGGCGTCGCCGGCGTCCCGGGCGACCCCCGGCCCGCGCCGGCGCCGCAGCGCTTACCCTCGTCTGGTGCGACCGCGTCCGGCTGAACCCGCCCCCGCCGCGCTGCCGGTCGGCCTGCTGCTGGCCGTCCTGGGCGGGGTGGCCACCTGGGCGGCCTTCCCCGGCGCCGCTTCCGCCGCGGGCTGGTGGCCCACGGCGATCGTCGGCGCCGCCCTGCTGAGCCTGGCCACCCACGGGGTCCGGGCCCGGCGCGGCCTGCTCGCCGGCTTCCTCTTCGGCACCGCCTTCATGTTCCCCCACCTGGAGTGGAGCGGCACCTACGTCGGGCTGCTGCCGTGGTCGGCGCTGACGGTGGTCTGCGCCCTCTTCTACGCCGTCCTGGGCGCCTGCCTGCCGCGCCTGCAGCGCGCCCGCGGGGGGCTGGCCCCGCTCGCGGTGGCCGCCGGCTGGGTGGCCCTGGAGGCCGCCCGCGCGCGGGTCCCCTTCGAGGGCTTCCCCTGGGGACGCCTCGCCTTCTCCCAGGCCGACGCCCCCACCCTGGGGCTCGCGGCCCTGGGCGGGTCCCCGGCCGTCACCTTCGGCGTCGCGCTGGCCGGGGCCTGCCTGGCCGGTGCCGTCCTGGCCCTGCTCCGGCTGCCCGCCCCGCCGGGCGCGGCCCGCGGGGTCCCGCGCGTGCGCCCGGCGGTGGTGTCCCTGCTGGTCGCGGTCCTGGTCACCGCCGCGGGCGCTCTCGTCCCGCGCCCCACCGGCGCCGAGGACGGCACCACGCGGATCGCGGCCGTGCAGGGGAACGTGCCGCAGGCGGGGCTGGAGTTCAACGCCGAGCGGCGCGCGGTGCTGGACAACCACGCCGCCGCGACGCGGGCGCTGGCCGAGCAGGTCGCCGCCGGGACCGCCCCGCAGCCGGACCTGGTCCTGTGGCCGGAGAACTCCAGCGACATCGACCCCTACGAGAACGCCGACGCCCGCCGGGTCATCGAGTCCACCGCCACCGCGATCGGGGTGCCGGTCCTGGTCGGCGCGGTGCTCGACGGCCCGGGGCGCTACGTCTCCAACACCGGGCTCGTGGTGACCCCGCAGGAGGGGCTGTCCGGGGCCCGGGAGGACGACAGCCGCCACTACGTGAAACAGCGCCCGGCCCCCTTCGGGGAGTACATGCCCCACCGGTCCTTCTTCCGCCGGTTCAGCGACAAGGTGGACCTCGTCCCGCGCGACTTCGTCCACGGCGACCACGTGGGGCTGCTGCGGGCGAACGGGGTGCGGATCGGGGACGTCATCTGCTTCGAGGTCGCCTTCGACGACACCGTGCGCGACTCCGTCCGCGCCGGGGCGCAGTTCCTGGTGGTGCAGACCAACAACGCGACGTTCGGCTACTCCGACGAGGCCGTGCAGCAGCTGGCGATGTCCCGGCTGCGGGCGGTGGAGTCCGGCCGGGCGGTGGTGCAGATCTCCACCGTGGGCGTCAGCGCGATCATCGGTCCCGACGGGACGGCCCACGACGAGACCACGCTCTTCACCCGCGACGTCCTCCAGGGCGACGTGGCGCTGCGCTCCACCGAGACGGTCGCGACGCGGGTCGGGGCGGTGCCCGAGCAGGTCCTGACCGGGCTGGCGCTGCTGCTGCTGCTCACCGCCCGCCGCGGGCAGCGGCCGGACCGGCGCGGTGGGCGCGGTGGGGGCCGGCGGACGGTCCCGAGCGCGCCCGCGGGCGACCCGGTGCCGGCGTGA
- a CDS encoding FxsA family protein, which yields MSARPAPRRGGAAGRRRWAWVPAGALLLLVVEVWLLVQLAHLAGGGWVLALLLVETAAGALVLRRAGREALEALRQGPAGPFGGSAPARRPGAVGNAVLVGLGGALLVLPGPISDVVGLLCLFPPTRRLLRRSFARLVRHRVEGLVRAGGGRVVTGDVVTGDDVVDGEVVDGEVVEDPRALGR from the coding sequence GTGAGCGCCCGGCCGGCCCCGCGGCGCGGGGGTGCGGCGGGGCGGCGGCGCTGGGCGTGGGTCCCCGCCGGTGCGCTCCTGCTGCTGGTCGTGGAGGTCTGGCTGCTGGTGCAGCTGGCCCACCTGGCCGGGGGCGGCTGGGTCCTGGCCCTGCTCCTGGTGGAGACCGCCGCCGGTGCGCTCGTGCTGCGCCGGGCCGGGCGGGAGGCCCTGGAGGCGCTGCGGCAGGGGCCGGCGGGGCCGTTCGGCGGGTCCGCGCCCGCCCGGCGACCGGGGGCCGTGGGCAACGCCGTGCTGGTGGGCCTCGGGGGTGCGCTGCTCGTCCTGCCGGGCCCGATCAGCGACGTGGTGGGTCTGCTGTGCCTCTTCCCCCCCACCCGGCGCCTGCTGCGCCGCTCGTTCGCGCGCCTGGTGCGGCACCGGGTCGAGGGCCTGGTCCGCGCGGGCGGGGGCCGCGTCGTGACCGGTGACGTCGTGACCGGCGACGACGTGGTGGACGGGGAGGTCGTGGACGGGGAGGTCGTGGAGGACCCGCGGGCGCTGGGCCGCTGA
- a CDS encoding 5'-3' exonuclease, producing MLLDSASLCFRAFHGVPESLTAPDGTPVNAVRGFLDAIAHLVATHAPTRLVACWDDDWRPAFRVAALPSYKAHRVSPDGGEETPAALPAQVDVVVEVLAALGVARVGAPGYEADDVMATLTARASTGSASRPGVPVDVVTGDRDLFQLVDDAAGVRDVYCGKGVRRADLVDQAWLAARYGVASGAAYADVAVLRGDPSDGLPGVAGIGEKTAAALVGRYGDLAGVLAAAQDPASDLPPAQRRRLLGAGDYLAAAPVVVATVRDVPLPEVDDALPREPADPAALEELVRRWGVGSSVQRVLTAFTGAPA from the coding sequence ATGCTGCTGGACTCGGCGTCGCTGTGCTTCCGCGCCTTCCACGGGGTCCCCGAGTCCCTCACCGCCCCCGACGGGACCCCCGTCAACGCCGTGCGCGGCTTCCTCGACGCGATCGCCCACCTGGTGGCGACCCACGCCCCGACCCGGCTGGTGGCCTGCTGGGACGACGACTGGCGCCCGGCCTTCCGGGTGGCGGCGCTGCCCTCCTACAAGGCGCACCGGGTCTCGCCCGACGGCGGGGAGGAGACCCCGGCCGCGCTGCCGGCGCAGGTCGACGTCGTCGTCGAGGTGCTCGCCGCCCTCGGCGTGGCCCGCGTCGGCGCCCCCGGCTACGAGGCCGACGACGTGATGGCCACGCTGACCGCGCGCGCGAGCACGGGCAGCGCCTCCCGCCCCGGGGTCCCCGTCGACGTCGTCACCGGCGACCGGGACCTGTTCCAGCTCGTCGACGACGCCGCGGGGGTGCGGGACGTGTACTGCGGGAAGGGGGTGCGCCGGGCCGACCTCGTCGACCAGGCCTGGCTGGCCGCCCGGTACGGGGTCGCCTCCGGCGCGGCCTACGCCGACGTCGCGGTCCTGCGCGGCGACCCCTCCGACGGGCTGCCCGGGGTCGCGGGCATCGGGGAGAAGACCGCGGCCGCCCTGGTCGGCCGCTACGGCGACCTCGCCGGGGTGCTGGCCGCGGCGCAGGACCCCGCCTCGGACCTGCCCCCCGCGCAGCGCCGCAGGCTGCTCGGGGCCGGTGACTACCTCGCCGCCGCCCCCGTCGTGGTCGCCACCGTCCGCGACGTGCCGCTGCCCGAGGTCGACGACGCCCTGCCGCGCGAGCCCGCCGACCCCGCCGCCCTGGAGGAGCTGGTCCGGCGATGGGGGGTGGGGTCCAGCGTGCAGCGGGTGCTCACCGCCTTCACCGGCGCTCCCGCCTGA
- a CDS encoding glycerophosphodiester phosphodiesterase family protein: MVPRPPARTAFCTWRGPIAMAHRGFAATPELAGLENSLPAFAAAVDLGYRYLETDVRASADGVLVAFHDERLDRVTDARGELAALPWSRLRAVRIAGREPVPRLEDVLGSFPAARFNLDVKTAAAVPGLAEVLRRTRAHGRVLVTAFAEDRRRAALAAVGGAEATSAGSRATALALAGVKLGSDALVRRALAGVDAVQVPVRHGGVEVVSRRFVDAVHRAGAQVHVWTVDDALQVGALLDLGVDGIITDRADVLREVLLARGQWVS; encoded by the coding sequence ATGGTGCCCCGGCCGCCGGCCCGCACCGCGTTCTGCACCTGGCGGGGGCCGATCGCGATGGCCCACCGGGGGTTCGCCGCGACCCCGGAGCTGGCCGGGCTGGAGAACTCCCTGCCGGCCTTCGCCGCCGCCGTGGACCTGGGGTACCGCTACCTGGAGACCGACGTCCGCGCCAGCGCCGACGGGGTCCTCGTCGCCTTCCACGACGAACGGCTGGACCGGGTCACCGACGCCCGCGGCGAGCTCGCCGCCCTGCCCTGGTCGCGCCTGCGGGCGGTGCGCATCGCCGGGCGCGAACCCGTTCCCCGCCTCGAGGACGTCCTGGGGTCCTTCCCCGCGGCCCGCTTCAACCTCGACGTCAAGACCGCCGCGGCCGTCCCCGGCCTGGCGGAGGTGCTGCGGCGCACCCGCGCCCACGGCCGGGTCCTCGTCACCGCCTTCGCCGAGGACCGCCGCCGCGCCGCGCTCGCCGCCGTCGGCGGGGCCGAGGCGACCTCGGCGGGCTCGCGCGCCACCGCCCTCGCCCTGGCCGGGGTGAAGCTGGGGTCCGACGCCCTGGTGCGCCGGGCGCTGGCCGGGGTCGACGCCGTGCAGGTCCCCGTGCGCCACGGCGGGGTGGAGGTCGTCTCGCGGCGCTTCGTCGACGCCGTGCACCGCGCCGGAGCGCAGGTCCACGTCTGGACCGTCGACGACGCCCTCCAGGTGGGGGCGCTGCTCGACCTGGGCGTGGACGGGATCATCACCGACCGCGCCGACGTCCTGCGCGAGGTCCTGCTGGCCCGGGGGCAGTGGGTCTCGTGA
- a CDS encoding LppX_LprAFG lipoprotein, whose amino-acid sequence MNTTTRRRRRIGALAVSGVAVLALGLGACGGGDDTAAGTSTSASPATELSAFEVVQASSQQSQEEGSARFSLTTTGTGEAAAASVTADGAFDAATGAFEATVALPAEAGGSKLTVRVADEVAYLSGAPLTAEGRWARVPLEQLGATGLDTSAVDPSRQLEQLRGVAEDVREVEPQTIRGVEAEGYAGTIDAVEALSLAPAEQQTEEARAAAAELGTIPFTLFVDEENRPVRMTQEFTVEGSTVEVSMDFYDWGSDVDVTAPDPATVGELPGLGAAVSPDAAAQEPATAGA is encoded by the coding sequence ATGAACACCACCACCCGGCGCCGTCGTCGGATCGGCGCGCTCGCCGTCAGCGGGGTCGCCGTCCTCGCCCTGGGCCTGGGGGCCTGCGGCGGGGGGGACGACACCGCCGCCGGCACGAGCACCTCCGCCTCGCCCGCGACCGAGCTGAGCGCCTTCGAGGTCGTGCAGGCGTCCTCGCAGCAGTCCCAGGAGGAGGGGAGCGCGAGGTTCTCGCTCACCACCACCGGGACGGGCGAGGCCGCCGCCGCCAGCGTCACCGCCGACGGCGCCTTCGACGCCGCGACCGGCGCCTTCGAGGCGACGGTGGCGCTGCCCGCCGAGGCCGGCGGCTCGAAGCTCACCGTGCGCGTGGCCGACGAGGTCGCGTACCTCTCCGGGGCGCCGCTGACCGCCGAGGGCCGCTGGGCCCGGGTGCCGCTGGAGCAGCTGGGCGCCACCGGGCTCGACACCTCCGCGGTGGACCCCTCCCGCCAGCTCGAGCAGCTGCGGGGCGTGGCCGAGGACGTGCGCGAGGTCGAGCCCCAGACCATCCGCGGGGTTGAGGCCGAGGGCTACGCCGGCACCATCGACGCGGTCGAGGCCCTGTCGCTGGCCCCGGCCGAGCAGCAGACCGAGGAGGCGAGGGCCGCGGCGGCGGAGCTGGGCACCATCCCGTTCACGCTCTTCGTCGACGAGGAGAACCGCCCGGTCCGCATGACTCAGGAGTTCACCGTCGAGGGCTCGACGGTGGAGGTCTCGATGGACTTCTACGACTGGGGCAGCGACGTCGACGTCACCGCTCCGGACCCGGCCACGGTCGGCGAGCTGCCCGGCCTGGGGGCGGCGGTCTCGCCCGACGCCGCGGCGCAGGAACCGGCGACCGCCGGCGCCTGA
- a CDS encoding MFS transporter — protein sequence MSPGPEAVDVRSAGRARRSWYVYDWANSAFVTTTQTVLFAPYLTVLARRAACPEAPEGCTRTLSVLGLPVAPGSLALYTITLATVLAALVLPFVGALADRSRHRHRLLAGFAWVGAGAATAMVAMGGDRWWLGVLLALVAVVSLVCSMVVNDALLCDVAAPEDRDRVSSRGWAAGYLAGFLLLALNLLLVSTPATFGLDDEWAVRVSLASAGLWWGLFTIVPFVGLRRLPPRPVLDLAPGAHGSPAAPVRQLVATLRGLRRYPQVLRFLLAYLVFNDGIQTVIAAASVYGQEELGFDQPQLLTTVLLVQGVAFGGALLFGRLAGTFGAQRTITGGLGLWIVVVLGAFAVPRGAFGTWLVLAVLIGLVLGGTQALARSLYSRLVPVGAEAEYFSLYQAGERGTSWLGTLAFGLVAQLSGSYRPALLALLAFFVVGALLLSRVDVEAGVQQAHRGTDPVR from the coding sequence GTGAGCCCGGGGCCCGAGGCCGTCGACGTCCGCTCCGCGGGACGCGCCCGCCGCTCCTGGTACGTCTACGACTGGGCCAACTCCGCCTTCGTCACCACGACGCAGACGGTGCTGTTCGCGCCCTACCTCACCGTCCTGGCCCGGCGGGCGGCGTGCCCCGAGGCGCCGGAGGGCTGCACCCGCACCCTCTCGGTCCTGGGGCTGCCGGTGGCGCCGGGGTCGCTGGCCCTCTACACGATCACCCTGGCCACGGTCCTCGCCGCGCTGGTGCTCCCCTTCGTCGGGGCCCTGGCCGACCGCAGCCGGCACCGGCACCGGCTGCTGGCGGGCTTCGCCTGGGTGGGGGCGGGGGCCGCCACCGCCATGGTGGCCATGGGCGGGGACCGCTGGTGGCTCGGCGTCCTGCTGGCCCTGGTCGCCGTGGTCAGCCTGGTCTGCTCGATGGTCGTCAACGACGCCCTGCTCTGCGACGTGGCCGCCCCCGAGGACCGCGACCGGGTCTCCTCGCGGGGGTGGGCGGCGGGCTACCTCGCCGGGTTCCTGCTGCTGGCCCTCAACCTGCTGCTGGTCTCCACCCCGGCCACCTTCGGCCTCGACGACGAGTGGGCCGTGCGGGTCTCGCTGGCCTCCGCGGGGCTGTGGTGGGGGCTGTTCACCATCGTCCCCTTCGTCGGCCTGCGGCGGCTGCCGCCGCGTCCCGTCCTGGACCTCGCCCCCGGCGCGCACGGCTCCCCCGCGGCCCCCGTCCGGCAGCTGGTCGCCACGCTGCGCGGGCTGCGCCGGTACCCGCAGGTGCTGCGGTTCCTGCTGGCCTACCTGGTCTTCAACGACGGCATCCAGACGGTGATCGCCGCGGCGAGCGTCTACGGCCAGGAGGAGCTGGGCTTCGACCAGCCGCAGCTGCTGACCACCGTCCTGCTCGTCCAGGGCGTCGCCTTCGGCGGGGCGCTGCTGTTCGGGCGCCTCGCGGGCACCTTCGGGGCCCAGCGCACCATCACGGGCGGTCTGGGGTTGTGGATCGTCGTGGTGCTGGGGGCCTTCGCCGTCCCGCGCGGGGCGTTCGGCACCTGGCTGGTCCTGGCCGTCCTCATCGGCCTGGTCCTCGGCGGGACGCAGGCGCTGGCGCGCTCCCTCTACAGCCGGCTGGTGCCGGTGGGGGCGGAGGCGGAGTACTTCAGCCTGTACCAGGCCGGGGAGCGCGGGACGAGCTGGCTGGGCACCCTCGCCTTCGGGTTGGTGGCCCAGCTGAGCGGGTCCTACCGCCCCGCGCTGCTGGCCCTGCTGGCCTTCTTCGTGGTGGGCGCGCTGCTCCTGTCGAGGGTCGACGTCGAGGCCGGGGTTCAGCAGGCACACCGAGGTACCGATCCAGTACGTTGA
- a CDS encoding RNA polymerase-binding protein RbpA — translation MSERNLRGSRLGAASLESESGVEPAERQMVTYNCPEGHTVVVPMSLEADVPPLWECRCGAEALRADTDAPERKAGKPARTHWDMLLERRTIAELEVLLDERLELLRSRELIKRSA, via the coding sequence ATGAGCGAGCGCAACCTGCGAGGGTCCCGCCTGGGGGCCGCGAGCCTCGAGAGCGAGTCCGGTGTCGAACCGGCCGAGCGCCAGATGGTCACGTACAACTGCCCCGAGGGGCACACCGTCGTGGTCCCGATGTCGCTCGAGGCCGACGTGCCTCCGTTGTGGGAGTGCCGGTGCGGGGCCGAGGCCCTGCGCGCCGACACCGACGCACCGGAGAGGAAGGCCGGCAAACCGGCGCGCACGCACTGGGACATGCTCCTGGAGCGGCGCACCATCGCCGAGCTCGAGGTGCTGCTCGACGAGCGGCTCGAGCTGCTGCGCAGCCGTGAGCTGATCAAGCGCAGCGCCTGA